In candidate division TA06 bacterium, one DNA window encodes the following:
- a CDS encoding RNA-binding S4 domain-containing protein encodes MRLDLFLKTSRLIRKRTFAKKVCDAGLVKVDGQNARPAKEIREGQTISIQTPTRLLEVKVVRIPKGNVSKNDAVSLYQIIKDEYQE; translated from the coding sequence TTGCGCCTAGATCTATTCCTCAAGACTTCAAGGTTGATAAGGAAAAGGACTTTCGCCAAGAAGGTATGTGACGCCGGGCTGGTGAAGGTCGATGGACAGAACGCCAGACCTGCCAAGGAAATAAGAGAAGGACAGACAATCTCCATCCAAACCCCCACCAGGCTCTTAGAAGTAAAGGTCGTCAGGATCCCGAAAGGAAATGTTTCTAAGAACGATGCTGTGTCGCTCTACCAGATAATAAAGGATGAATACCAAGAGTGA
- the pdxA gene encoding 4-hydroxythreonine-4-phosphate dehydrogenase PdxA, with product MNTKSDGFMRIGIVMGDPSGIGPEVALKAIRFVDWNANSCPILIGSRDVFQREINRLNLPTHLSCEENSASPDGVRLVESVREEVNRFPYGKPSKQSGQASYNSILMAVELAASGSLDAIVTSPISKSAFGLAGVEFPGHTELLAQLTKAPRYAMMLAAGKLKVTLVTTHMALSQVGTQITAGTVFDKIELSAIFLSHYLKLQSPTIGVCALNPHAGEGGKFGTEEKEIAEAVRDANNSAIKAEGPLPADSLFAHWQKYDCVVSCYHDQGLIPVKMLAFDTAVNVTLGLPIVRTSPDHGTAFDIAGEGKANPDSMIEAIKLARKMVLAGRVEWKRKK from the coding sequence ATGAATACCAAGAGTGACGGTTTTATGCGCATAGGCATTGTAATGGGGGACCCTTCAGGCATAGGTCCTGAAGTCGCGCTGAAGGCGATCAGGTTCGTCGACTGGAACGCAAACTCCTGCCCTATTCTTATTGGATCAAGAGATGTGTTCCAGAGGGAGATTAACAGACTAAACCTACCCACGCACCTTTCATGCGAAGAGAATTCGGCGTCACCTGATGGCGTCAGATTGGTGGAGTCTGTTCGTGAAGAGGTGAATAGATTTCCTTATGGGAAGCCATCCAAGCAGTCTGGTCAGGCGTCGTATAACTCTATCCTCATGGCAGTCGAACTCGCCGCCTCAGGAAGCCTTGATGCCATCGTAACCTCGCCGATAAGCAAGTCGGCTTTTGGACTGGCCGGGGTTGAATTTCCTGGCCATACAGAACTTCTTGCGCAGTTGACTAAGGCGCCGCGTTATGCAATGATGCTTGCCGCAGGTAAGCTAAAAGTGACTCTGGTGACCACCCATATGGCCCTATCTCAGGTAGGCACGCAGATTACGGCGGGGACTGTCTTCGACAAGATTGAGCTTTCTGCCATTTTCCTCAGCCACTATCTCAAGCTTCAGTCGCCGACCATTGGTGTATGTGCCCTTAACCCTCATGCGGGTGAGGGAGGCAAGTTTGGCACTGAGGAAAAGGAGATCGCTGAGGCAGTTCGCGATGCAAACAACTCAGCAATAAAGGCAGAGGGTCCGCTACCAGCAGACTCCCTTTTTGCTCACTGGCAGAAGTATGACTGCGTTGTTTCATGCTATCATGATCAAGGTTTGATCCCTGTAAAGATGCTCGCTTTCGATACGGCAGTCAATGTGACCCTGGGTCTGCCCATCGTGAGGACATCCCCTGATCACGGAACTGCGTTTGACATTGCGGGAGAGGGGAAGGCGAATCCAGATTCGATGATAGAGGCCATCAAGCTCGCTCGCAAGATGGTTCTCGCCGGGAGAGTGGAATGGAAAAGAAAAAAGTGA